CTACAAGTAGGGACTTCTTGAGAATCAAATGTCTTTTACTGTGATAgaaaatgttgtgtgtgtgtgtgtgtgtgtgtgtgtgtgtgtgtgtgttgtgttctctctttggcctttttcatttatcattttctaaagATTCACACGGTGAAGAGGCAAATCAGCACTGGGACCTTGGCTGGCTTTCTGGATTCAAAATATTCACATGCACCCGCAATTaatttcactgaaataaaataaagcctgtgTAACACTTGCTATGGAATAATGAGTGACAAGCCTAGAGCCTGCTCGTCCCTGTCCACTGGTTTGAAAGCACATCAGGAGAAACCATAGTTACCATCATCAATGCAAAATTGCTCAGAGTTTCATCCGACTGCTGGAGAAAACATTGCTTCAGCTCTGCTATGGCTTCTTTAGTTTCAAGACCATATGTGAAAGGTTGAAGGAAGTTTTGGTATTCATCTATGCTCACTTGAGAATCGATTGCTTTGTTAATCGCTTCTTCTAAGAGTAAGCATCCAGAACCTggaaaaaaacatgcaaaagtgTTCTCAGTTATGTAAAGATGAAGCCGTTTAGGGAGTCTCTAAGATGGTGGTCATCTGCTTACATTCCAGTGGACACATACATTCAGGAAGATTAGGGTGAATGGTCTTGAGTTCTCGATTCTAGCATAGAATTTCCTTTAAGCCCGCGAACATgtgtgccccctcctccccgaTCCCTCTCACATTCCCTGCATAGTCCAGAGAAGCTAGACACTAGTAACCATGAAGTAGGAAGACACCAGAGAAATGAGATCTCTACACTGGAGTTTGGGGAACAGGAGATCTTCCAGAAAGCACTGACAGATCTTCAGGCCAAAGCCTGTCCTCCCCACCCAGAACTCACCTGCAAGGCAGTAAAGAGGGAGGGCAACCAGCACAAGGACTCTCAGCAGCTTCATGGTTGAAGTCAGCTCTTGCTGGCTCGTCTGACAGGGACGAAGGAACTCACGTTGGATGGGAGGACCTAGGAGTCCTCCCTTTATTCTCCTGGTCACCACCTTAATCCCTCCCATAAATGAGGGAATGAGTCACACCATGAACCTGGCTTCGGACCAGGAAATGGCAGCAAGAATCATCTGCAACCCAGCTAGTCTGCTCTGTGTTTGTAGAAACCAAGGAGACAGAGCTTGCAACTCCATAATGATACCTGGCTTTAGATGAAATTAATGCAGACGTGCTTGCTACCTAGTCATATTACAGCCAACCGAGCCTGTGTTGTCACCAAGTTGTTTTATTATTAGTGTGGTCTTCATACCCTCCTCGCTCccctcctacttcttttttttaataataaatttattttttattggtgttcaatttgccaacatacagataacacccagtgctcatcctgtcaagtgcccccctcagtgcccgtcacccattcacccccctccactttcctccccttccactacccctagttcatttcccagagttaggagtcttcatgttctgtctccctttctgatatttcctacccatttcttctcccttcccttctattccctttcactattatttatattccccaaatgaatgagaacatataacgtttgtccttctccgattgacttatttcactcagcataatagcctccagttccatccacgttgaagcaaatggtgggtatttgtcatttctttctttctttctttttttgtatttgtcatttctaatggctgagtaatatgccattgtatacataaaccacatctcctttatccattcatctttcgatggacaccgaggctccttccacagtttggctattgtggacattgctgttataaacatcggggtgcaaatagaaaacctgagcaggccaataaccagggaggaaattgaagcagtcatcaaaaacctcccaagacacaaaagtccagggccagatggcttctctgggcaattctatcaaacgtttaaagaagaaacaatacctatcctactaaagctgtttggaaagatagaaagagatggagtacttccaaatttgttctaagaggccagcatcaccttaattccaaaaccagacaaagaccccaccaaaaaggagaattatagaccaatatccctgatgaacatggatgcaaaaattctcaacaagttactagccaataggatacaacagtacattaagaaaattattcaccatgaccaagtaggatttattcctgggacacaaggctggttcaacactcgtagaacaatcaatgtgattcatcgtaTCAGCAAGAGttaaaccaagaaccatatgatcctctgaatagatgcagagaaagtatttgacaaaatacagcatccattcctgatcaaaactcttcagagtgtagggatagagggaacattcctcagcatcttaaaagccatctacgaaaaacccacagcaaatatcattctcaatggggaagcactgcgagcctttcccctaagatcaggaacaagacagggatgtccactctcaccactgctattcaacatagtactgcaagtcctagcctcagcaatcagacaacaaaaagacattaaaggcattcgaattggcaaagaaaaagtcaaactctccctcttcgccgatgacatgatactctacctagaaaacccaaaagcctccaccccaagattgctagaactcatatagcaatttggcagcgtggcaggatacaaaatcaatgcccagaagtcagtggcatttctatacactaacaaggagactgaagaaagagaaattaaggagtcaatcccatttacaattgcacccaaaacataagatacctcggaataaacctaaccaaagaggtaaaggatctataccctaaaaactacagaacacttctgaaagaaattgaggaagacacaaagagatggaaaaatattccatgctcatggattggcagaattaatattgtgaaaatgtcaatgttaccctcCTCCTTCTTCAAGGTCCATAAAGCTTCCCATCCCCTGTTTCTGCTCCTGCTGGCTTACCAACCTCTGGGCTCAATGCAATACCACAAACATCCTCTGGAGGTCAGACTTCCCTCCCCCTCAGTCACTTTAGTAAGGACTTGTCATTTGGGAACTACTAGGTCTCATTTTTGGTGAAAGCCTCTTTTGACAAGAATATCTCACTTAATTAAATCGATTTCATAAATTCAGACTATtacaaatctataaatattttttagctcTTGAGGATTTTTCCGCCACAGATTCAAAGGATGATGTGCAGCAGTAGAGCAAGAGGTTGGTTGCTCAGCAGAGGCAGTGCTGAGTGGTGGGCCAGTGAAGAGTGTGGTCAAGCAGATATGGATTTAAACCTTGGATGGAACACCTAATCACGAAGTGTCCTTGGGCAAGTGAAACTGCTGGTCGTTTCATTTCAAGCTTCCCTTTCCTCATTTCTGAAATGAGCAGGAATAATATCAGGCCTGATTTTGCAAGTTGACAGACATTCTGTAAAGAGCTTATCTAGGGCTTCAAAAAGGTAATCACGAATAAATGGAAGGTTCATCCATCCTTtcatccgtccgtccatccatccatgcatccatgcatccatccatccacgaCAGACTGACAAAAGGTAACCATGGGCTTTCCCCATCACGGGGGCCTGTGCTCTGTGGCCCAGATTCAGTGGTTCAGCCAAGACTTGGCCCTGTGGAGCTTACATCTACAAGAGAAGCAACAAACAAGCCCATAAGTGaatgagacacagaaagtgaTGGCTGTACAGAACAACATTGAGGGGCAGTGTCCAGGACAGAGGTCCAGTCTGGCTACGGGAAGGGGGACTTTAAGCCTGGATGAGTGGACAATGAGATCAAGAGGAAGATCTGGGAAAGAGTGTTCTAGGAAGAGAGAACAGCACACACAGAGGCTCTGGAGCACTTGGTATTTGGCAAGATAAGGAAAGCAAACACAGTGTGCCTCGTGGTGTCAAGAGAGACACAGGACGGCCTCATactgtagaaatagaaaaaccacaTCAGTTGAAGCGGGGACAGCCTGAGGGCAATAGGAACATGAGAAAGAAAGTTGGCTCAAGGTaacacaaagaaagggaaattgaTGAGAGAGCCAAAGAGATGAGTTAATTACTCGTGAATACAGTATTTGTGTTTGGATTATTTAATATTGGATTATTTCCTCCCATTATTCAGCTGGAGCCTAAGTTGCCAAGAACAATGCTAATTTAGGGAGAGGCTAGAAATAGGAAGGAAGGTTGATGTTCCTATGTGCGTACGTTCCCCCGGTTGATCATTGCTGCCAATATCCATTCCAAAGTCAAATGAAGGTCTTCAGTGATGAAAGGAGAGACTTCTTGGCTAAGTCTTAATGGGCAGTCACCCTGGGTGATTTGGACTTGCTGTGTTACCTGCTGGGACACAGTTCCCTGTGTcagaacacaaataaaataaagtaaaataaaaaagaaataaagcaaaacaaaacacaataatacCTCATGTCATGTACATGGTGTCCACAATAAAGagtatatttttttcccctcacgtTTTCTCCGCTGAAGATGATGATCATTCCCGCTGAACGAACACAGTGAACTCAGCTCACAAAGGACTCATTGGCAAGCCAGTGTCGACcaggagaaatagaagaaaccAAAAGTTTAGATTGCATGTGCAGCTAGCCTGATGTTCCTCCTCCCTAAAGGAGCTTTAAGTCAGGTTCCCAACGATGCTAAGAAACTAGGGGAATGGAGGCCTCAGTTTCCGTGTTGGTAGAACATTACTGTTCCCCTATCATTGCAAACCATGATGTACAGGTGAGTTTGTACAGGTACATATTTTACCCTGAATACCCTGTGTCATGGGAGAGAGACAAAGTATTCGGCAAGAGGGAGTTATATTTGGCCTGTCCTCAGTCCTACGCAAGACCTGAGATCTACTCACACTGATATTATGGCCATTTGAGGCCTTGCCATACTGCCTATAAGTAAAAACCATCAGTGAGCGCCATCTTTTCTCAGTGATTCATGCGCTGGTACAAAAGCCTATGAAGGAGTTCTTTTGaaatttagatgatttttaagtgcttttaaaTTGTAAGTTACTAATATGGATCAACTTTGCAGTATTGAGGGACAAGATATCCCACATGTTTTTTCACTCATTGTTTAAAGCCAGTTCTGCCCTCACCTGCAGAGCTGTTGGGACATTAACCTCAGGCATGTTCTATCAAAGTGAACCTCTTCCTCATTAAGATCCTGCCAAAGTCTAGGTCTTGGGGACAGAGGGACTTATCCAGGCCAGCAAGCTTAGGAGAGACTCTGGCTTTGAAGACATCTTGAAGGCAGTGAGATGGTTGTTCACAGTATCTAGAGTGTTCCTAGACCAGGCTCACTAGTTGCCATGGGCCAAGCCTGCTGTGGAGATTTCACAGCTGCGTCCCCTTGTACCCTGGGATTGTCATAAGTCCTCGGTACAGTGTTGGCACATAGCCGGCACTGTGTGCGTGTCACCTGCTAGTGAATAATATTATAAAACTGAGAAGGTCTTATGCTAAACCCAGAAGGACTACTGGACCATCAGAGACCACTGGGAATTTGCTTCAAcattatattttgtgaaaaatctaGAGAAGGCCATGTTCACACCTGAGGTAAAAGTCCCATGTTTGAATATGAAGCGCTGAATTTGGATCCATGCTTACTTGATATTGCTCTGACTTCTTTTTGCAAGAGgtttattgagatttaatttaCATAGAAACTCTCCGTCAAACATATTCCTCATACTGTTggctttttaatcttttcaaagctcCCAAGCAATGAGTGTTTACCTGTTTTCGAAATTCAATAAAACACAATTGCCAAACAAGAATAATGCACTCACTGGACCCACAGCACTGAAGCAAACCTCCTTTaatttgatgcaaaaaaaaaaaaaaagaaagaaagaaaactcaaagcaTAGGATGATGATCGTATCTCTTATTCCAAAGTAAGTAGTCTAGAGTGTGAAAGTGGTCACAAAATGGATGGCAGGCCAGGAGAGCAGCACAAAGCAGGATTCTCCTGAGAAAACTGCGATATGTGGGCACCCCCCCTTAGTTGGGAACCTCCTCTGCAACTTTCCAGGTATAATCTGAAGGCACCCCCGTCCACAGAGGGTAaggagagactgaagaaagacagGCCACTCTGGGTTGGTATGTGGCAGGTTTAACGAGCAAGTAAAGTTACATTAGAGCGTTGCCCTGGGTAGCCACGGAGGAGTAGATTTCTAAACCCACCTGCCAGAATCAGAAGGTTCCCAGAGGAGCCTTAAGTGAGTTTGATCACATACCCAATTCAAGTGGTCTCAACACCACATCACTATCTCAAGACATTGTCTTGGGACAGCTTCTGGGAGTGGAGCActacattccaaggacaggggtgGTGGGTGAGGAGCCTCCCATTGCCTGGGTCCAGCTCATGGTTCACCTGGAGGTCACGTCCTCTTCCCCAACACCTGCCCGTAAGGTGAGCATATCATTTCTCTCCAGATGCAGACAATGGCACAAAAGAAGTCAAGCGGGTGGATCAACAGCCCACCCTTATGGGTGGCAGCCAGGGCAAGGAGCCTGGTGTTCTGGCTGAGAAACAGCTCTCAACACTATTGACCTCCTTAGATGACCCCTATGGACTTCCACCTTATGGCTCAAATGGATTCTCGTGATCTGGACTCACACTGCCCTATGTGAACTCCAGGGTGATCACTATGGAGGCCCCTGAGTGTTCTGCTGAGGCTTTTGCTCCCTGTGGATTCCATATGCCCGGGCCTTGCCTCAATCGCACTGAGGTGAAACTCCTTATCCTTTCCCAGTGGCACATGAAACACAGCCCTCTTCTCGCGCCTTTTCCTGACCAGAGAATCCATGGATGTCCCTTTCAAGACACTGGGTGCAGCTCTCTCCTGACATCTCCAGGATTCAGATCCCATGGTCCTTCCTCCCTGTTATGCTCCTACAAGGTAGTGTCTGTCtgtagtgtgtgtgtatctctggTCTTTGTATTGATGACAGGGATACAGTGGGTTTTTAATTAATTGCTGTGAAACTACTCTTCAGGACAGATTTTGTATTTGTCCAGAGATTTCACTGATTATATTACACGTTTTATTATTGGGTCTATTAGTAAgagaaacacatttaaatttgAATCTTTCGTGAGGTCAGGGATCAAAACCAAACTGGAAGCAGTCCCCAGCCTGTCATTATGGTGCTAACACCACCTTGTTTCTGTTCCTGGATGAAGACTTTGATGTCAGAATAGGGAGAGGGCTGGTGAGGACAGGAGGAAGTGGGAGTCTGTGCCATGCATGGACAGGCCACCTCAGTCTCCCTGTTCCACAGAAATGACCATGACCTTGGGCCAATGTAACTTTGATCTAATCTATCCTGGATCCATCTGATGACTTGGGGCTGCAAGTCGGATTTGGAAGCCAAGCCAGGATCAAGGTCATCTCCAGTGAATCCTCTTGGCTCATTCACCAAAACCCTGAACTTTACACAACGTGTGACATTGCCAAGAAATATGTGTTTAGGTATTTAATCCCCATTGACATGTGACATCTCATATGGGTCATTAGATATCTACACCATTATCTTCTGTGTTGAGTTAGTAA
The Canis lupus familiaris isolate Mischka breed German Shepherd chromosome 18, alternate assembly UU_Cfam_GSD_1.0, whole genome shotgun sequence genome window above contains:
- the LOC119877219 gene encoding mammaglobin-A-like isoform X1, which translates into the protein MKLLRVLVLVALPLYCLAGSGCLLLEEAINKAIDSQVSIDEYQNFLQPFTYGLETKEAIAELKQCFLQQSDETLSNFALMMVTMVSPDVLSNQWTGTSRL
- the LOC119877219 gene encoding mammaglobin-B-like isoform X2; its protein translation is MKLLRVLVLVALPLYCLAGSGCLLLEEAINKAIDSQVSIDEYQNFLQPFTYGLETKEAIAELKQCFLQQSDETLSNFALMMNEIYNSYWCALF